The following proteins are co-located in the Betta splendens chromosome 9, fBetSpl5.4, whole genome shotgun sequence genome:
- the mdfic gene encoding myoD family inhibitor domain-containing protein isoform X2, which produces MSTESDLPPRRPSGPGEGPRPDTSPLLSASRDACDSESTRRTASPRKQASEGQSHVTEEKPNYCGPVRTQPQPESKAEPSKPRKEEAAKDQNDFRHNSTGTPTLSNGNGIRPGAVHTCSCGASISAGAPVSSDTTPPKTQQPTKHSSTPVSQKMQRKLRSSLSVNSDSSRHSHGSSTGSQKPPLPEDCCVHCILACLFCEFLTLCNMVVAQASCGACTSEACCCCCCTEDLGDDCNCPCDMDCGIMDACCESSDCLEICMECCGICFPT; this is translated from the exons ATGTCCACGGAGAGCGACCTTCCTCCGCGCAGGCCGTCCGGGCCGGGAGAGGGCCCGCGGCCGGACACGAGTCCCCTGCTGTCAGCCTCACGAG ATGCATGTGACAGTGAATCTACAAGAAGAACAGCATCGCCTAGGAAACAAGCCTCTGAAGGACAAAGTCACGTGACAGAGGAGAAGCCTAATTATTGCGGGCCTGTAAGAA CTCAACCTCAGCCTGAGTCTAAGGCAGAGCCCTCAAAGCCTAGGAAGGAGGAAGCTGCCAAAGACCAAAATGACTTTCGCCACAACAGCACTGGCACGCCTACGCTGAGCAATGGCAATGGAATCCGCCCTGGAGCCGTGCACACGTGCTCCTGCGGTGCCAGCATCAGCGCAGGTGCCCCAGTTTCGTCGGACACGACCCCACCGAAGACGCAGCAGCCCACAAAGCACTCCTCTACGCCCGTGTCGCAGAAGATGCAGAGGAAGCTGAGGTCCAGCCTGTCAGtcaacagtgacagcagcaggcaCAGCCATGGCAGTTCCACTGGGTCCCAGAAGCCTCCTTTACCTGAAG ACTGTTGCGTCCACTGCATCTTGGCCTGCCTGTTCTGTGAATTCCTGACATTGTGCAACATGGTGGTTGCACAGGCCTCATGCGGTGCTTGCACATCAGAGgcttgctgctgttgctgctgcaccgAAGACCTGGGTGATGACTGCAACTGCCCCTGTGACATGGACTGTGGTATCATGGATGCCTGCTGCGAGTCCTCGGATTGCCTGGAAATCTGTATGGAGTGTTGTGGCATCTGCTTCCCCACATAG
- the mdfic gene encoding myoD family inhibitor domain-containing protein isoform X1 yields MSTESDLPPRRPSGPGEGPRPDTSPLLSASRDACDSESTRRTASPRKQASEGQSHVTEEKPNYCGPVRTQPQPESKAEPSKPRKEEAAKDQNDFRHNSTGTPTLSNGNGIRPGAVHTCSCGASISAGAPVSSDTTPPKTQQPTKHSSTPVSQKMQRKLRSSLSVNSDSSRHSHGSSTGSQKPPLPEVRGPVCHAGKPSLCQVRGRGESGNEGSWLVLFHWGDRCDRLTRPESMGCLLKVVTSLLRAPYGPSHLSGPFLALPASRQHQPGPH; encoded by the exons ATGTCCACGGAGAGCGACCTTCCTCCGCGCAGGCCGTCCGGGCCGGGAGAGGGCCCGCGGCCGGACACGAGTCCCCTGCTGTCAGCCTCACGAG ATGCATGTGACAGTGAATCTACAAGAAGAACAGCATCGCCTAGGAAACAAGCCTCTGAAGGACAAAGTCACGTGACAGAGGAGAAGCCTAATTATTGCGGGCCTGTAAGAA CTCAACCTCAGCCTGAGTCTAAGGCAGAGCCCTCAAAGCCTAGGAAGGAGGAAGCTGCCAAAGACCAAAATGACTTTCGCCACAACAGCACTGGCACGCCTACGCTGAGCAATGGCAATGGAATCCGCCCTGGAGCCGTGCACACGTGCTCCTGCGGTGCCAGCATCAGCGCAGGTGCCCCAGTTTCGTCGGACACGACCCCACCGAAGACGCAGCAGCCCACAAAGCACTCCTCTACGCCCGTGTCGCAGAAGATGCAGAGGAAGCTGAGGTCCAGCCTGTCAGtcaacagtgacagcagcaggcaCAGCCATGGCAGTTCCACTGGGTCCCAGAAGCCTCCTTTACCTGAAG TGAGAGGGCCCGTTTGCCATGCGGGGAAGCCGTCACTTTGTCAGGTGCGAGGCCGAGGTGAGTCCGGTAATGAAGGCAGTTGGTTGGTCCTTTTTCATTGGGGAGATAGGTGTGACCGTCTAACGAGGCCTGAGAGCATGGGGTGCCTATTAAAAGTCGTGACCAGCCTTCTCCGGGCCCCTTACGGACCCTCACACCTCTCTGGGCCCTTTCTGGCTCTCCCTGCATCCCGTCAGCACCAACCTGGCCCTCATTAA
- the mdfic gene encoding myoD family inhibitor domain-containing protein isoform X3 — protein sequence MSTESDLPPRRPSGPGEGPRPDTSPLLSASRAQPQPESKAEPSKPRKEEAAKDQNDFRHNSTGTPTLSNGNGIRPGAVHTCSCGASISAGAPVSSDTTPPKTQQPTKHSSTPVSQKMQRKLRSSLSVNSDSSRHSHGSSTGSQKPPLPEVRGPVCHAGKPSLCQVRGRGESGNEGSWLVLFHWGDRCDRLTRPESMGCLLKVVTSLLRAPYGPSHLSGPFLALPASRQHQPGPH from the exons ATGTCCACGGAGAGCGACCTTCCTCCGCGCAGGCCGTCCGGGCCGGGAGAGGGCCCGCGGCCGGACACGAGTCCCCTGCTGTCAGCCTCACGAG CTCAACCTCAGCCTGAGTCTAAGGCAGAGCCCTCAAAGCCTAGGAAGGAGGAAGCTGCCAAAGACCAAAATGACTTTCGCCACAACAGCACTGGCACGCCTACGCTGAGCAATGGCAATGGAATCCGCCCTGGAGCCGTGCACACGTGCTCCTGCGGTGCCAGCATCAGCGCAGGTGCCCCAGTTTCGTCGGACACGACCCCACCGAAGACGCAGCAGCCCACAAAGCACTCCTCTACGCCCGTGTCGCAGAAGATGCAGAGGAAGCTGAGGTCCAGCCTGTCAGtcaacagtgacagcagcaggcaCAGCCATGGCAGTTCCACTGGGTCCCAGAAGCCTCCTTTACCTGAAG TGAGAGGGCCCGTTTGCCATGCGGGGAAGCCGTCACTTTGTCAGGTGCGAGGCCGAGGTGAGTCCGGTAATGAAGGCAGTTGGTTGGTCCTTTTTCATTGGGGAGATAGGTGTGACCGTCTAACGAGGCCTGAGAGCATGGGGTGCCTATTAAAAGTCGTGACCAGCCTTCTCCGGGCCCCTTACGGACCCTCACACCTCTCTGGGCCCTTTCTGGCTCTCCCTGCATCCCGTCAGCACCAACCTGGCCCTCATTAA